Proteins found in one Hyalangium gracile genomic segment:
- a CDS encoding MotA/TolQ/ExbB proton channel family protein, translating to MQIIGLVLLGFIVWFGFKDRGNAQVISAFDAHALVMVVVGSFSAVLVGSSRTNALRTLLCLRELIPGLQTFGKQTSAMELEREQFCTLWREGKRGQALALAEKSRFDAIKQLVDLILNRAPEVASSKEFLELRHEEISRWQPAIHNWEMLSKLGPAFGMVGTITGMIQLFRSMSADNLNIGAAMSLALLATLYGVAFGAGIAGPIGHLLNGLLDERLGFLERCEKSANELIARGGGLSRAESRAG from the coding sequence GTGCAGATCATTGGCCTCGTTCTTCTGGGATTCATCGTCTGGTTCGGGTTCAAGGACCGTGGAAACGCGCAGGTCATCTCCGCGTTCGACGCCCACGCCCTCGTCATGGTGGTGGTGGGCTCGTTCTCGGCGGTGCTAGTGGGCTCCAGCCGCACGAACGCGCTGCGCACGCTCCTCTGCCTGCGAGAGCTCATCCCTGGCCTGCAGACCTTCGGCAAGCAGACCTCCGCGATGGAGCTCGAGCGGGAGCAGTTCTGCACGCTGTGGCGAGAGGGCAAGCGCGGCCAGGCGCTCGCGCTGGCCGAGAAGAGCCGCTTCGATGCCATCAAGCAGCTGGTCGATCTCATCCTGAACCGCGCGCCCGAGGTCGCCAGCTCCAAGGAGTTCCTCGAGCTGCGGCACGAGGAGATCAGCCGCTGGCAGCCGGCGATCCACAACTGGGAGATGCTCTCCAAGCTGGGGCCGGCGTTCGGGATGGTGGGCACCATCACCGGCATGATCCAGCTGTTCCGCAGCATGAGCGCGGACAACCTCAACATCGGCGCCGCGATGTCCCTGGCCCTGCTCGCCACGCTCTACGGAGTGGCCTTCGGCGCTGGCATCGCGGGGCCCATCGGACACCTGCTCAATGGCCTGCTCGATGAGCGGCTGGGGTTCCTGGAGCGGTGCGAGAAGAGCGCGAACGAGCTCATTGCGCGCGGCGGAGGCTTGTCGCGGGCGGAGTCGAGGGCGGGGTAG
- a CDS encoding OmpA/MotB family protein, producing MQRRRNGGEESWLLSYADLITNLLLFFVVLLTAANLSKGKMQQIVKSISGSESPTSLESIRKEIDAQIAQKQMQELVRTNVTDDGLELSLNSGLVFDSGKAQIRPELEQTVTSMLQVLAPYSMKYSFAVEGHTDSTPIVSGGPFATNWELSSARAIVVRQRLEAAGLSRSRIRVEGYADTKPLPEEELTGLSPQERLARHRRVVVRIY from the coding sequence ATGCAACGGCGCCGGAACGGAGGCGAGGAGAGCTGGCTGCTCAGCTACGCCGACCTGATCACCAACCTGCTGCTCTTCTTCGTGGTGCTGCTCACCGCGGCCAACCTCAGCAAGGGCAAGATGCAGCAGATCGTCAAGAGCATCTCCGGGAGCGAGAGCCCTACGAGCCTCGAGTCCATTCGCAAGGAGATCGACGCGCAGATCGCCCAGAAGCAGATGCAGGAGCTGGTCCGCACGAACGTCACCGACGACGGTCTCGAGCTCTCGCTCAACTCGGGGCTCGTCTTCGACTCGGGCAAGGCGCAGATCCGTCCCGAGCTCGAGCAGACCGTCACCTCGATGCTGCAGGTGCTCGCGCCCTACTCGATGAAGTACTCCTTCGCGGTCGAGGGACACACGGACTCGACCCCCATCGTGAGCGGCGGACCGTTCGCCACGAACTGGGAGCTCTCCAGCGCGCGCGCCATCGTGGTGAGGCAGCGGCTCGAGGCCGCTGGGCTCTCGCGCTCGCGCATTCGCGTCGAGGGCTACGCCGATACCAAGCCGCTCCCCGAGGAAGAGCTCACGGGGCTCAGCCCCCAGGAGCGTCTGGCCCGGCACCGTCGTGTGGTCGTGAGGATCTACTGA
- a CDS encoding tetratricopeptide repeat protein, which produces MSRLLVLILSLPLLAACSARNYTYYLIEPAPQKHPALQEEGTLTRPLGFGSTTVMKVRWNDGNIITEVDVPVLSTGQRVVIEHGAGSPEVKTIPASRVVPPPPTQADSALIEAYRARGLRIDEGAPEVSITRARTLMQQAVKEGNYHLALEWCEAVLQRYKSHPEFLRAKASLLLMMGERDKAIEIYEQVEAIESDPEVRKKLEELQRQRK; this is translated from the coding sequence ATGAGTCGACTCCTCGTCCTCATCCTCAGCCTTCCACTCCTCGCGGCCTGCTCGGCGCGCAACTACACCTACTACCTCATCGAGCCCGCGCCCCAGAAACACCCGGCGCTCCAGGAGGAGGGGACGCTGACGCGGCCGCTCGGCTTCGGCTCCACCACGGTGATGAAGGTCCGGTGGAACGACGGCAACATCATCACCGAGGTGGATGTGCCGGTGCTGTCCACGGGACAGCGCGTCGTCATCGAGCATGGGGCCGGCAGCCCCGAGGTGAAGACCATCCCCGCGTCGCGGGTGGTGCCTCCGCCGCCGACCCAGGCGGACTCCGCGCTCATCGAGGCCTATCGCGCCCGGGGGCTGCGCATCGATGAAGGCGCTCCCGAGGTGAGCATCACCCGTGCTCGCACCCTCATGCAGCAGGCGGTCAAGGAGGGCAACTACCACCTGGCGCTCGAGTGGTGCGAGGCGGTGCTGCAGCGCTACAAGTCCCATCCGGAGTTCCTGCGCGCCAAGGCCTCGCTGCTCCTGATGATGGGGGAGCGCGACAAGGCCATCGAGATCTACGAGCAGGTCGAAGCGATCGAGAGCGATCCGGAAGTCCGCAAGAAGCTGGAAGAGCTCCAGCGCCAACGAAAGTAG